Within Aspergillus oryzae RIB40 DNA, chromosome 2, the genomic segment CTTGCATTCCCGACAGACCCATTGTCTCTCCTTCACTGTGACAACCTGCGAGTCAATAGGAGGATCATGACATAGCTGATGCCAGGGCCCATTGCACTCATCGCAGAAGACGATCGCATTGCTCTGCGGACTATGTCCCCTCTGGCAGTGGATACAATTGACGATCCCGTCCTTCGGTTTGCGATACACCCGCTTGCGTTTCCGAACGGCTGCAGCCTGCCGTTGAGTGGTATCCGATGCCTCCAGCGAGTTACTGCTGTCCTTCGCAACCGTCGGTGATGCGGACGGAGGTACATATAATGAAGGACGATTAACCTGCCGACCAGATTTAGTTTGTGTCGCCGTCGGCGCAACGTCAGATTCATCGGAGCTCGAGTCTCCAGCTCGgatgatatcttctccatcactGTCATTACCACGCCGGCGCTTCTTGCGCTTGGTTCCGTTGGTAGTACTCCTTCGTTGGCGTGAGTCAACTGCTGCTCTCTTGCGCTTAGCGGATGGGGGTGAATCTTTAGCCGCCGGGGCTACAGGCTGGGGTTGTGAAggcagtggtggtggtagtgaaTCTTGCGGTGGTGCTGGGGCTTCCAATGAAGGTGGCCCTGCGGGTTTGGGTGCAATATTAACAAGACTTGTTGGCTTGTCATGGCCACCCTGGGGAAGTGtagatgtatatgtatgtgtAGATGGAGATGTAGTGGAAGGAGTAGTAACAGGAGCCTGTTGAGAAACCGCAGGGGTTGTCATATGACTCGAGTACACGAACGGAGCTGTGGGTAGCTCTATGATAGTAGAAGAGGCCTTCATTGTGCTTGATGGTTCCAAGCGTGGATGATTCCAGCCTTGACTGAGTGATGGTGGGTTCCACGTCACGAATTTAGTCTCATTCCTCTGCTTCTCCCCTTTCCTATGGCCAGTGACCCGAGCCACGAGTTCAGTGGTCGCAGGGGATAATTTCGGGATCTGTACTTTACTCGAGATTGCGCTCGGTGGGCGGCTAGGTTTCAATGAGGACGACAGGGAAGGCGAGACCCGCTCGACGGTGGGAGCCGATGTATGCAAGCCCGAGGAGGTTCCGTGGGCTGGTGGCGCTGTCTCTATAGACGCCGGCATGGGAAGAACCCCATGTTGCTGTGACATTAGCCCCCCTGTCCTGGCCAGTGGGGCACAGTTACAACGTGCAATTTAGGGTGAATGTGTATAATCACACGATTCTGAGTATCAACTGTCCTGGACGGCGCAGAATTCGCTTTGCGACGGACCCAAAGATTGAATCTTATATATGGTCACGTGATGCGATCCCCCGCGCCCTGGAAAGCGAGATTCATCCCTTTAAGAATTCGTGTCAATCATGCTTTCGGAATGATGGTCGCTAgtcttttcattcattcgTTGCAATCTCTATGTACATAAGGCGCTACGGGCATCAGAGCTATGCAGGCCTCGGCGCTACAGTTGGGCCCTTGCAAATGCTATTCCTGTGTTCGATGCATATTACGGCTCTTAACGTCTAGCCGATGGCGAACCGGTCGTCTCTTTATGACACTACACCGTCTTGCTTCAAACGAGCAATATCATCCTTACCGTATTCGAGAATCTCCTCAAGAATCTCATCCGTGTGTTGGCCAAGGGTTGGGGGCGGCGTCCGCACGCCAGGGGTGGCATGGGAATACTTAATCGGCGTGTTGACTAGCTTGATGGGACCGCATGCTGGATGATCAACTTCGGTGACCATCCCACGAGCTTGGACTATACCATTAATCTTAGTAACAGCGGTGACAATATACTATCTGGATGACAACTTACCGTGAGAATGGTTGAGGGTCCCTTGAATATCATTGACGGCGGCATATGGCATCCCGCTGCCTTCCAAGATCTCCAGCCATTCTTGCGTCGTCTTTTGtttgaccttctcctcgaTGAGGCCATCAATCTCCCCTCGATTCTTGACACGGTCACTGTTGGTAACGAACCGGGGATCGGTCTTCCACTCTGGGTGTCCTAAACGGTCGCACAACACACCGAACAGTCTGTCGTTCCCGCCGCCAAAGAGAATGTCTCCATCCAGCGTCTGATAACTCCGGTAAGGAACAATGGAAGCTTAAGAGCCGTCAGCATACGCAACCTTTTCTCTCCCAACACTTCAGTACTCACGATGCGCGGTCCCCCATCTTCCAGTATCCTTCTCCCCACTAATCAGCGCAGAGCTAGCAATATTTGCCAGCGTCGCGACCTGACAATCGCTCAAGCAAGCATCGATGTGTTGGCCCATACCCGTCCTCACGCGAGCCAGCAGCGCCGCCATAATCGCATTAGATGTATACAACCCAGTCGTCAAATCCGTAACCGCTACACCAACTTTCACCGGATCCCCACCCCTGGCGCCAGTAATATGCATCAAGCCCATCTCCGCCTCGACCATGACATCGTACCCAGCCCGGTTACTGTACGGCCCCGTCTGCCCGTATCCGGTGATACTCGCGTAGATCAGCTTGGGGTTAATCTCTCGCAGCGTTTCGTAGTCCATGTTGTATTTCTTCAGACTTCCAGGGAGGTAGTTCTCGACGAGAACGTCACATTCTTTCGCAAGGCGGTGCAGGATTTCCACGCCTGACTTGTGTTGAAACGACAGTCCTAAAGATTTCTTGTTGCGGTTGACCTGTTCCACAGTTCATGTCAACGGAGTACGGAATCTGGAGATGGGCGATGGACCTTACACCTAGATAATATGCGCTTTCGCCGGGACCTTGTCGCGACTCATCCTGGTATTTGGCATATGGTGGTCCCCAGGCGCGAGTGTCATCGCCCCGCACCGGGTGTTCAATTTTGATAACATCTGCTCTATTCCAGGGAATGCAGTCAGCTATTACCCATCTGGACTGAAGTCAACCGGTAACAGTGACACACATACCCTAAATCTCCAAGAATCTGCGTAC encodes:
- a CDS encoding phf1/phf2 family PHD finger domain-containing protein (predicted protein); the encoded protein is MSQQHGVLPMPASIETAPPAHGTSSGLHTSAPTVERVSPSLSSSLKPSRPPSAISSKVQIPKLSPATTELVARVTGHRKGEKQRNETKFVTWNPPSLSQGWNHPRLEPSSTMKASSTIIELPTAPFVYSSHMTTPAVSQQAPVTTPSTTSPSTHTYTSTLPQGGHDKPTSLVNIAPKPAGPPSLEAPAPPQDSLPPPLPSQPQPVAPAAKDSPPSAKRKRAAVDSRQRRSTTNGTKRKKRRRGNDSDGEDIIRAGDSSSDESDVAPTATQTKSGRQVNRPSLYVPPSASPTVAKDSSNSLEASDTTQRQAAAVRKRKRVYRKPKDGIVNCIHCQRGHSPQSNAIVFCDECNGPWHQLCHDPPIDSQVVTVKERQWVCRECKPVPITILQPTVVRSNPSLTGPSLGPPVHAPLLMPKMEVGGEGSSADERRGFLSGLSHATLVELLVTLSDQHPAIPMFPKNLKTLQSKFSFKPNNAAIPTPTSTSSNTPTFTNSITHALTNGVDAAQQKSGVTPDFLPTPSSAPQTQHDLSEESDYEFSEHRLYPRAGNGFRLSTNADDMDIMFEDVSCRTFSYALHGPARVRAQANEVAPIWGS
- a CDS encoding CaiB/BaiF CoA transferase family protein (predicted L-carnitine dehydratase/alpha-methylacyl-CoA racemase), translating into MSVTLKLHQAFRARRPALRWSSSVLRTTAQWRTYSSTPADDTLPLKGVRVLDMTRVLAGPYCTQILGDLGADVIKIEHPVRGDDTRAWGPPYAKYQDESRQGPGESAYYLGVNRNKKSLGLSFQHKSGVEILHRLAKECDVLVENYLPGSLKKYNMDYETLREINPKLIYASITGYGQTGPYSNRAGYDVMVEAEMGLMHITGARGGDPVKVGVAVTDLTTGLYTSNAIMAALLARVRTGMGQHIDACLSDCQVATLANIASSALISGEKDTGRWGTAHPSIVPYRSYQTLDGDILFGGGNDRLFGVLCDRLGHPEWKTDPRFVTNSDRVKNRGEIDGLIEEKVKQKTTQEWLEILEGSGMPYAAVNDIQGTLNHSHVQARGMVTEVDHPACGPIKLVNTPIKYSHATPGVRTPPPTLGQHTDEILEEILEYGKDDIARLKQDGVVS